From Candidatus Stygibacter australis, a single genomic window includes:
- a CDS encoding S8 family serine peptidase, with the protein MMKKITFLLLALVSSVILFADLPDSMYVEGKILFRASEPFNNITIRMDTTVITDQAWFNNLAETYEIDYLERLYAAGNIPNLQYTYKCSFPDSIDQDDVTAEFKQESKVISAYKDIVIKAFIAPNDGYYNDYNWHLNDINAEDAWDEVQNVNPSEDIIVAVLDTGIDYTHPDLVNQLLRDANNDVIGEDFTNTGDFIDDNGHGTHVAGILAAETNNWISADENGGVASIAGWNDYVKIYPFKVLGSTAGGNASDIVNALDYIYSLTTNQPRIINMSLGTVPLNPNNIPQNELLNFQNMQEVITLLYEEKDIMVIAASGNNGDYIPEYLEVYPASLDNVYTVAATNHPSHGITLTTYSNYAEWVNISAPGGVGSPNGPHSDSAIISTVPTYHCTQSEQSWAFGHWSVDPYYDFMAGTSMAAPIISGVFSLMIAKYYSQLEAGTMDISDLEYIMEITAYDFSKDTYYEGMIGAGLVNAGEALGTPHPIINYEGYEYVGDNPVECGGEGVIGISIKNLWADADNVTGILETDDAYINFNYNGGGNSMVWGDIEETETVVCSVEIEETSGYNPRTVEITLHLSGEYGDDEIDFEMDFEFELPISPSLTPYAVIFENADYIVATDIVIDDIDQDGLDDIIVTSVPSELQNNLGDIYYYREYSGTISLPETMGRIECTPAVGDINSDGFKEIVAADKNGDVYIWNYQGVIVDVLDNVGFTGRPEYPVVIEDVTGDGQLDIIIVKNRYAGSNFAGIIVIEYDNVNDEFDIYNYCSSEKHISAAISVADVNGDTKKEIIVPFDLEYNEQNIDDAYFGIFGMNSENDLVLYRTVDYLLSDFHDFDHNYETLVGDINEDGEKDIVACNYYPDIPTGSIEINYYNYISDSWTDCASRPIGDFSTTNKLSLSDNTLEENGLDLTYINPHTNSLESYNPVSNSFSHISILPECYLKCDINSDKEQDIIIMSEHQLGFNGFPSMLMVNDSDSYFTCGLGKINNTYDKEVIIVTTDGKLFLYPLGFPVDAISEYEQIRGNSRHTGSYYQSIPQNITTDLSIRHDAIIDHDTNILRHNNLIILVPGTEIRFEEYSSIVNYGNLSIRGSVDRPIYITGMCKNNVTQYWTSIKTYYNSNISMHYANISNANVAVNISDSDLNGIFNSKIHDNDIGILVYNGSVKLAENFIYNNGFDGLENFHEAVMYMGVGLGNNAIYNNNDGLYLYKCYPVMNKGHNDFDNQNLNIYNILAPGAPTLNVGGNWWGSPYPVDFLPKFYDLVTLECEIWDLSPNTNYQYRNDEVTDFETAMQFFNNEEYVVAIPYFISILEDENVSENDIFSISALFSCYSELDNLEYYESYINSLISNSNSETLIKACINCLALVNRRLADFDEAIGIYEDILMNNPSYEDSCYAVIDLGYTYLESENRASGLMSNLVPSSQKEHDLLTQKLLSSIRTGISIENNNPPSPEMLTSMNYPNPFNPETNIVFYLPQDGHIELSVYNIKGQKVKTLINDNYLQGKHITIWDGTNERNERVGSGVYFYRLSNEKNTISKKILFLK; encoded by the coding sequence ATGATGAAAAAAATCACTTTTTTACTGTTGGCATTAGTATCAAGCGTGATATTATTTGCTGATCTCCCGGACTCGATGTACGTGGAAGGCAAAATACTCTTCCGGGCAAGTGAACCATTCAATAATATTACTATACGCATGGATACTACCGTGATCACCGATCAGGCATGGTTCAATAACTTAGCAGAGACTTATGAAATTGATTATTTAGAAAGGCTGTATGCTGCGGGGAATATTCCAAATTTACAATATACTTATAAGTGCAGCTTTCCCGATTCTATTGATCAAGATGATGTTACTGCTGAATTTAAGCAAGAAAGTAAGGTGATCAGTGCTTACAAAGATATTGTAATTAAGGCATTTATAGCTCCTAATGATGGTTATTATAATGATTACAACTGGCATTTGAATGATATTAATGCGGAAGATGCCTGGGATGAAGTCCAGAATGTTAATCCTTCGGAAGACATCATAGTTGCAGTTCTTGATACCGGCATTGATTATACACATCCTGATTTGGTAAACCAGCTTTTACGAGATGCAAATAATGATGTAATTGGCGAGGATTTCACGAATACCGGAGATTTTATAGACGATAATGGTCATGGAACGCATGTCGCCGGGATACTGGCTGCCGAAACAAATAATTGGATTAGTGCTGATGAAAATGGTGGTGTAGCTTCTATAGCAGGTTGGAATGATTATGTGAAAATATATCCTTTTAAAGTATTAGGTTCAACTGCAGGAGGGAATGCTTCAGATATTGTGAATGCACTGGATTATATATATTCCTTAACAACAAATCAGCCTAGAATAATAAATATGAGTTTAGGTACCGTACCATTGAATCCCAATAATATTCCCCAAAATGAATTACTGAATTTTCAAAATATGCAGGAAGTAATAACATTATTATACGAAGAAAAAGATATTATGGTAATAGCTGCTTCCGGAAATAATGGAGATTATATCCCTGAATATCTCGAAGTATATCCGGCATCACTTGATAATGTATATACTGTGGCGGCAACAAATCATCCGAGTCATGGTATTACTCTGACAACATATTCAAATTATGCTGAATGGGTAAATATTTCTGCACCTGGAGGAGTAGGAAGTCCCAATGGACCTCATTCAGATAGTGCTATAATAAGTACAGTACCAACATATCACTGTACTCAAAGTGAACAATCATGGGCATTTGGTCATTGGAGTGTTGATCCATATTACGATTTTATGGCTGGAACATCAATGGCGGCACCAATTATCAGTGGAGTATTTTCTCTTATGATAGCAAAGTACTATAGTCAATTGGAAGCAGGAACAATGGATATATCGGATCTTGAATACATAATGGAAATCACTGCTTATGATTTTTCAAAGGACACTTATTATGAAGGTATGATAGGCGCAGGATTAGTCAATGCTGGAGAAGCACTTGGAACACCACATCCAATAATAAACTATGAAGGCTATGAATATGTGGGGGATAATCCAGTTGAATGCGGAGGTGAAGGAGTAATTGGAATATCAATCAAGAACCTTTGGGCAGATGCTGATAATGTTACCGGTATTTTGGAGACAGATGATGCATATATTAACTTCAATTATAATGGAGGAGGAAATTCCATGGTTTGGGGAGATATAGAAGAGACAGAAACTGTGGTCTGTAGTGTAGAAATTGAAGAAACATCGGGATATAATCCGAGAACAGTAGAAATTACTCTACATTTATCAGGAGAATATGGTGATGATGAAATAGATTTTGAAATGGATTTTGAATTCGAGTTGCCAATTAGTCCTTCATTGACTCCGTATGCAGTTATTTTTGAAAATGCTGACTATATTGTAGCCACAGATATTGTAATTGATGATATTGATCAGGACGGTCTTGATGATATTATTGTGACATCTGTACCATCTGAACTTCAAAATAACTTAGGTGATATTTATTACTACCGAGAGTATTCCGGTACAATCTCTTTACCAGAAACAATGGGTAGAATCGAATGTACACCAGCAGTAGGTGATATCAATAGTGATGGTTTTAAAGAAATTGTAGCTGCTGACAAAAATGGTGATGTATATATTTGGAATTATCAGGGTGTTATTGTGGATGTATTAGATAATGTTGGTTTTACAGGAAGACCTGAATATCCAGTCGTTATAGAAGACGTGACAGGCGATGGGCAATTAGATATTATCATAGTCAAAAACAGATATGCAGGTTCAAATTTTGCTGGCATAATAGTAATAGAATATGATAATGTTAATGATGAATTTGATATTTATAATTATTGTTCAAGCGAAAAACATATCTCAGCAGCAATATCTGTAGCTGATGTTAATGGAGATACAAAGAAAGAAATTATCGTACCGTTTGATCTTGAATACAATGAACAGAATATTGATGATGCTTATTTCGGAATTTTTGGTATGAATTCAGAAAATGACTTAGTATTATATAGGACTGTAGATTATCTTTTATCTGATTTTCATGATTTTGATCATAATTATGAAACATTAGTTGGCGATATTAATGAGGATGGTGAAAAAGATATAGTAGCATGTAATTATTATCCTGACATACCTACTGGAAGTATTGAGATTAATTACTATAATTATATTTCAGATTCCTGGACAGATTGTGCATCACGGCCAATTGGAGATTTTTCTACAACAAATAAATTGAGCCTAAGTGATAATACTTTGGAAGAAAATGGGTTAGATCTAACTTATATTAATCCACACACAAATTCCTTGGAAAGTTATAACCCTGTCAGCAATAGTTTTAGTCACATCTCAATTTTACCTGAGTGCTATTTAAAATGCGATATCAATTCAGATAAAGAGCAAGATATAATTATTATGTCAGAACATCAACTCGGATTCAATGGATTTCCAAGTATGTTAATGGTAAATGATTCAGATAGTTATTTTACTTGCGGACTTGGTAAAATAAATAATACCTATGATAAAGAGGTTATAATCGTGACAACTGACGGTAAACTGTTTCTTTATCCCTTAGGATTTCCGGTTGATGCAATTTCTGAATATGAACAGATAAGAGGAAATTCCCGACATACAGGTTCTTACTATCAAAGTATTCCGCAAAATATAACTACTGACCTTTCTATAAGACATGATGCTATAATTGATCATGATACAAATATACTCAGACATAATAACTTAATCATCTTAGTTCCAGGAACTGAAATCAGATTTGAGGAATATTCCTCTATTGTTAATTATGGAAATTTAAGTATACGGGGATCAGTGGATAGACCCATTTATATAACAGGAATGTGCAAGAATAATGTAACTCAATACTGGACGAGTATAAAGACTTATTATAATAGTAATATATCAATGCATTATGCTAACATCAGCAATGCCAATGTTGCTGTGAATATTAGTGATAGTGATCTCAATGGAATATTTAACTCAAAAATTCACGACAATGATATTGGTATATTAGTTTATAATGGATCAGTTAAATTGGCGGAAAATTTTATCTATAATAATGGATTTGATGGTTTAGAGAATTTCCATGAAGCAGTAATGTATATGGGTGTAGGTTTAGGTAATAATGCAATATATAACAATAATGATGGTTTATATTTGTACAAATGTTATCCAGTTATGAATAAAGGTCATAATGATTTTGATAATCAGAATCTGAACATATACAATATACTAGCACCAGGTGCACCAACTTTAAATGTTGGAGGAAATTGGTGGGGTAGCCCTTATCCTGTAGATTTTCTCCCCAAGTTCTATGACCTTGTAACATTAGAGTGCGAAATATGGGATTTATCTCCTAATACGAATTACCAATATAGAAATGATGAAGTAACTGATTTTGAAACTGCAATGCAATTCTTTAATAATGAAGAATATGTAGTAGCAATACCATATTTTATTTCAATATTGGAAGACGAGAATGTTTCGGAAAATGATATTTTTTCTATTTCTGCATTATTCAGTTGTTATAGTGAACTTGACAATTTAGAATATTATGAATCATATATAAATTCATTAATATCTAATTCAAATTCAGAAACCTTAATCAAAGCTTGTATAAATTGTTTAGCTTTAGTAAATCGAAGATTAGCTGATTTTGATGAAGCAATAGGAATATATGAGGATATTCTAATGAATAATCCCAGCTATGAAGATTCCTGTTATGCTGTTATTGATCTTGGTTATACTTATCTGGAATCAGAAAACAGGGCAAGTGGTCTAATGAGCAATTTAGTTCCATCTTCCCAAAAAGAGCATGATCTGTTAACTCAAAAATTATTATCATCTATCAGAACCGGTATTAGTATAGAAAATAACAATCCTCCCTCACCAGAAATGTTAACCTCTATGAATTATCCAAACCCATTTAATCCGGAGACTAATATTGTTTTTTATTTACCACAAGATGGTCATATTGAACTCTCAGTCTATAATATTAAAGGTCAAAAAGTGAAAACTCTTATCAATGATAATTATCTTCAAGGTAAACATATCACAATATGGGATGGTACTAATGAAAGAAATGAGAGAGTTGGGTCTGGTGTATATTTCTATCGTTTATCCAATGAAAAGAATACAATAAGCAAGAAAATTTTATTTCTGAAATAG